In one Oscillospiraceae bacterium genomic region, the following are encoded:
- a CDS encoding ABC transporter ATP-binding protein codes for MSTLLEVRNLSKFFKVAAGELHAVDNISFSIEAGQTLGIVGESGCGKSTLGRVILRLHEPTGGRILFQDMDITAFSREEMRQMRQYMQMIFQDPYASLDPRLTISQSIEEPIRVFQPHTSAEERRRRVEELMDLVGLSKRNFNAYPHEFDGGRRQRVVIARTLAVDPRFVVCDEPVSALDVSVQAQILNLMMELQARLGLTYIFISHDLSVVRHISDHVGVMYLGQLVEYTDKETLFQSPMHPYSKALLSAIPSVDLDCPRERVLLKGEITSPINPAPGCRFAPRCPYADSACLGSDPPLAEVAPGHRVACCKCRQLSQA; via the coding sequence GTGAGTACGTTGCTGGAAGTACGCAATCTGAGCAAGTTTTTCAAGGTGGCCGCGGGGGAACTGCACGCGGTGGACAATATCTCCTTTTCCATCGAGGCGGGGCAAACCCTGGGCATTGTGGGAGAGTCCGGCTGCGGCAAATCCACTTTGGGCCGGGTCATCCTGCGCCTGCACGAGCCCACCGGTGGGCGGATCCTGTTTCAGGACATGGACATCACCGCCTTCTCCAGGGAGGAGATGCGGCAGATGCGGCAGTATATGCAGATGATCTTTCAGGACCCCTATGCCAGCCTGGATCCGCGCCTGACCATCTCCCAGAGCATTGAGGAGCCCATCCGCGTGTTTCAGCCCCACACCTCCGCCGAGGAGCGGCGGAGACGGGTGGAGGAGCTGATGGATTTGGTGGGCCTGTCCAAGCGCAACTTCAACGCCTACCCCCACGAATTTGACGGCGGGCGGCGGCAGCGGGTGGTCATCGCCCGCACGCTGGCCGTGGATCCCCGCTTCGTGGTGTGCGACGAGCCGGTTTCGGCCCTGGATGTCAGCGTGCAGGCCCAGATTTTAAACTTGATGATGGAGCTCCAGGCGCGGCTGGGCCTCACCTACATCTTCATCTCCCACGATCTCAGCGTCGTGCGGCACATCTCGGACCACGTGGGCGTCATGTACCTGGGGCAATTGGTGGAGTACACGGACAAGGAGACCCTCTTCCAAAGCCCCATGCACCCCTACTCCAAGGCGCTGCTCAGCGCGATTCCCTCGGTGGATCTGGACTGTCCGCGGGAGCGGGTGCTGCTTAAGGGCGAGATCACCTCCCCCATCAACCCCGCCCCGGGCTGCCGGTTCGCGCCCCGCTGCCCCTACGCGGATTCCGCCTGCCTCGGCTCCGATCCCCCCCTGGCGGAGGTCGCGCCGGGCCACCGGGTCGCCTGCTGCAAGTGTCGGCAGCTCTCCCAGGCCTGA
- a CDS encoding chromate transporter, which translates to MKELLDLFLTFARIGGLTFGGGYAMLPMLQKEVVENKGWAQAEQIMDYYAIGQCLPGIIAVNTAVFIGQKRRGAAGGVAAALGVVFPSLVIIIVIAAFIGGFADLPMVRNAFAGIRVCVCVLIFNAVLKLWKKAVVDWRALVIFLAVFLGASFTGLSPILFVLISAAAGILLKSLGVKRV; encoded by the coding sequence ATGAAGGAGCTCTTGGACCTGTTCCTCACCTTCGCCCGCATCGGCGGACTGACCTTTGGCGGCGGCTACGCGATGCTGCCCATGCTGCAGAAGGAGGTGGTGGAAAACAAGGGCTGGGCCCAGGCCGAGCAGATCATGGATTACTACGCCATCGGCCAGTGCCTGCCCGGCATTATCGCGGTCAACACGGCGGTTTTTATCGGCCAGAAGCGCCGGGGGGCCGCCGGCGGCGTGGCCGCCGCGCTGGGCGTGGTGTTTCCCTCTCTGGTCATCATCATCGTCATTGCGGCATTCATCGGCGGCTTCGCCGACCTACCCATGGTGCGCAACGCCTTTGCGGGCATCCGGGTGTGCGTCTGCGTGCTGATCTTCAACGCGGTGCTTAAGCTGTGGAAAAAGGCGGTGGTGGACTGGAGGGCGCTGGTGATCTTCCTGGCCGTTTTTCTGGGGGCCTCCTTTACGGGGCTCTCCCCCATCCTGTTTGTTCTGATCTCCGCCGCGGCCGGGATTCTACTGAAGAGCCTGGGGGTGAAGCGCGTATGA
- a CDS encoding dipeptide/oligopeptide/nickel ABC transporter ATP-binding protein: MGEQPILDIRGLQVRYLTEEETVCAVNGIDLTIHSGESVGLVGETGAGKTTTCLSVMQLIPDPPGLITGGEIFFKGENMLLNSERRNEEIRGNGISMIFQDPMTALNPVMTIGQQLVEVVRAHEKIGKAQARQKVIEALEVVGVKGDRFNDYPHQFSGGMKQRVVITMALLCSPELLIADEPTTALDVTIQAQVLDLIKKLQQRTGTSLLLITHDLGVVAETCDKVAIMYAGEIVEFGSVREVFQNTKHPYTRGLFESIPKMTGKCEKLVPIEGMPPNPADLPRGCCFHPRCRYRSARCETEKPALRGEGHTYKCHLA; this comes from the coding sequence ATGGGCGAACAACCGATTCTGGACATCAGGGGCCTGCAGGTCCGCTATCTGACCGAGGAGGAGACCGTCTGCGCCGTCAATGGAATCGATTTGACCATCCACAGCGGCGAGAGCGTCGGACTGGTAGGTGAGACGGGGGCCGGGAAAACCACCACCTGCCTGTCCGTCATGCAGCTCATCCCCGATCCGCCCGGGCTAATTACGGGGGGCGAGATCTTCTTCAAGGGGGAGAACATGCTCCTCAACTCGGAGCGGCGCAACGAGGAGATCCGGGGCAACGGCATCTCCATGATTTTTCAGGACCCCATGACCGCCCTGAATCCGGTCATGACCATCGGGCAGCAGCTGGTGGAGGTGGTGCGGGCCCACGAAAAAATCGGTAAGGCCCAGGCCAGGCAGAAGGTGATCGAGGCGCTGGAGGTTGTGGGGGTCAAGGGGGACCGCTTCAACGACTACCCCCACCAGTTCAGCGGCGGGATGAAGCAGCGGGTGGTCATCACCATGGCGCTGCTGTGCAGCCCCGAGCTGCTCATTGCCGACGAGCCCACCACGGCGCTGGACGTGACCATCCAGGCGCAGGTGCTGGATCTCATCAAGAAGCTGCAGCAGCGCACCGGCACCTCCCTCTTGCTCATCACCCACGATCTGGGGGTAGTGGCCGAAACCTGCGACAAGGTGGCCATTATGTACGCCGGGGAGATCGTCGAGTTCGGCTCCGTGCGCGAGGTATTTCAGAACACAAAGCACCCCTATACCAGGGGGCTGTTTGAGTCCATCCCCAAGATGACCGGCAAATGTGAAAAGCTGGTACCCATCGAGGGTATGCCGCCCAACCCGGCCGACCTGCCCCGCGGCTGCTGCTTCCATCCCCGCTGCCGGTACCGGAGCGCCCGGTGCGAGACGGAAAAGCCCGCGCTGCGGGGGGAGGGCCACACCTATAAATGCCATCTCGCCTGA
- a CDS encoding LysR family transcriptional regulator, with translation MQYPYLKYFIVVAELMSISKAAQFIHISQQGLSSYIRRLESYYQVELFTRKPELALTPAGQLLLDKARTIDRAFDQLDKAFHADHSLEPTVAIGIVNSAFRYFTEKRLLIQYRDLYPEILVRLEDILPGEIVQGVLSNQLHFGCTNVLQEHETLKYEYLFSQEFVLAVSESKLKQKMGERYPACIEAFQQGVDLREFVSIPYFGYPATFVISRLLGEYCEREGISFATRLENPTAEANMQMVMFGEGFTFLVKDRLPVFQREAESLGLPFHSFPIAAPELKIPYYLVSKAKRNYREHILKLMDLVRILLSQ, from the coding sequence GTGCAATACCCCTATTTGAAGTATTTTATCGTTGTAGCGGAGCTTATGAGCATCTCCAAGGCCGCCCAGTTCATCCATATCTCCCAACAGGGGCTGAGTTCTTATATCCGCCGGCTTGAGAGCTACTACCAGGTGGAGCTCTTTACCCGCAAGCCCGAGCTTGCCCTGACGCCGGCCGGCCAGCTGCTGCTGGATAAGGCCCGCACGATTGACCGCGCGTTCGACCAGCTCGACAAGGCGTTCCATGCCGATCACAGCCTGGAGCCCACCGTGGCCATCGGCATTGTCAACTCGGCGTTCCGATATTTTACGGAGAAGCGGCTGCTGATCCAGTACCGTGATCTGTACCCTGAGATTCTGGTGCGCCTGGAGGACATTCTCCCCGGGGAAATTGTCCAAGGGGTGCTGAGCAACCAGCTCCACTTCGGCTGCACCAACGTACTGCAGGAGCATGAAACCCTTAAATATGAGTATCTGTTCAGCCAGGAGTTTGTGCTAGCGGTGAGCGAGAGCAAATTAAAACAGAAGATGGGGGAGCGGTACCCCGCCTGTATCGAAGCGTTCCAGCAGGGGGTGGACCTGCGGGAGTTCGTATCGATCCCCTACTTCGGCTATCCCGCCACCTTTGTCATCAGCCGGCTTCTGGGGGAGTACTGCGAACGGGAGGGGATCAGCTTTGCGACCCGTCTGGAGAATCCGACCGCTGAGGCCAATATGCAGATGGTCATGTTTGGAGAGGGGTTTACCTTCCTTGTGAAAGACCGGCTGCCGGTCTTTCAACGGGAGGCGGAGAGCCTGGGGCTGCCCTTCCACAGCTTCCCAATCGCCGCGCCGGAACTAAAAATTCCGTATTACCTTGTGAGCAAGGCAAAACGGAATTACCGGGAGCATATATTGAAACTGATGGATCTGGTGCGTATTCTGCTGTCGCAGTAA
- a CDS encoding gamma-glutamyltransferase, translating into MQFNPHLYRYPSRRTVTYAGRGMVCTSTPLAAQAGLEVLKKGGNAIDAAVATAMALTVLEPTSNGVGSDAFALVWTGGRLYGLNASGWTPRRLNAQVVKGLGFEAMPRRGWETVMIPGAPSGWAELTRRFGRLPLWKNAEPAVQYAQQGYPVSADVAGFWRMDYARLRRELEGPQYQPWFDTFAPGGRAPEAGERWSCPALADTLREIGVTGAESFYRGALCEKMVRWSERTGGYLEHGDLADYRAEWVEPITVNYKGYDVHEIPPNGQGITVLMALNILKQMNLGPERETVESYHAMIEAMKLAFTDARAFVADPRHMKVKVEDMLSDAYAARRRALIRPDTALFPVAGDPACGDTVYLCTADEEGNMVSYIQSNYADFGSGIAVPDTGILFQNRGNNFSLDEKSDNCIAGRKKSYHTIIPGFLCRDGKPVGPFGVMGGFMQPQGHLQVLVNTIDYGMNPQECLDAPRFQWVGGRRIQLDPWVPGHIIRQLAELGHEVEVACEPGAMGRGEIIWRTERRTLAGATEPRCDGMVAAW; encoded by the coding sequence ATGCAGTTTAATCCGCACCTGTACCGCTATCCCTCTCGAAGAACGGTCACCTACGCGGGCCGCGGCATGGTATGCACCTCCACGCCGCTGGCCGCGCAGGCGGGACTGGAGGTTTTAAAAAAAGGCGGAAACGCCATCGATGCGGCGGTGGCCACTGCCATGGCGCTGACGGTGCTGGAGCCCACCTCAAACGGCGTCGGAAGCGACGCCTTCGCGCTGGTCTGGACCGGGGGCAGGCTATACGGCCTCAACGCCAGCGGGTGGACGCCCCGGCGCCTCAACGCGCAGGTGGTGAAGGGACTGGGGTTTGAAGCCATGCCGCGGCGGGGGTGGGAGACCGTCATGATCCCCGGCGCCCCGTCGGGATGGGCGGAGCTGACGAGGCGCTTTGGCCGGCTGCCGCTCTGGAAGAACGCGGAGCCGGCGGTGCAGTATGCGCAGCAGGGCTATCCGGTGTCCGCCGACGTGGCGGGCTTCTGGAGGATGGACTACGCCAGGCTGCGCCGGGAGCTGGAGGGTCCGCAATACCAGCCCTGGTTTGATACGTTCGCGCCGGGCGGACGCGCGCCGGAGGCGGGGGAGCGCTGGTCATGCCCGGCGCTGGCCGACACGCTGCGCGAGATCGGCGTCACCGGCGCCGAGAGCTTTTACCGCGGCGCGCTGTGCGAGAAGATGGTGCGCTGGTCGGAGCGCACCGGGGGGTACCTGGAGCACGGCGATTTGGCCGATTACCGGGCCGAGTGGGTGGAGCCTATCACGGTGAATTACAAGGGCTACGACGTCCACGAAATTCCGCCCAACGGCCAGGGCATTACCGTGCTGATGGCACTGAATATCCTCAAGCAGATGAACCTGGGCCCCGAGCGTGAGACGGTGGAGAGCTACCACGCCATGATCGAGGCAATGAAGCTGGCGTTTACCGACGCCAGGGCGTTTGTGGCCGACCCCAGGCATATGAAGGTAAAGGTGGAGGACATGCTCTCCGACGCCTACGCCGCCCGTCGGCGGGCGCTGATCCGCCCGGATACCGCCCTCTTCCCGGTGGCCGGGGATCCCGCCTGCGGGGACACCGTCTACCTGTGCACGGCGGACGAGGAGGGCAACATGGTCAGCTACATCCAGAGCAATTACGCCGACTTCGGCTCGGGCATCGCCGTGCCGGACACCGGCATCCTGTTTCAAAACCGGGGCAACAACTTCAGCCTTGACGAGAAGAGCGACAACTGTATCGCCGGGCGGAAAAAGAGCTACCACACCATCATCCCCGGCTTTCTGTGCCGGGACGGCAAGCCGGTGGGGCCCTTCGGCGTTATGGGCGGCTTCATGCAGCCCCAGGGCCATCTGCAGGTGCTGGTCAACACCATCGACTATGGGATGAACCCCCAGGAGTGCCTGGACGCGCCGCGCTTCCAGTGGGTCGGCGGGCGGAGGATACAGCTGGACCCATGGGTGCCGGGGCACATCATCCGGCAGCTGGCGGAGCTGGGACATGAGGTGGAGGTTGCCTGTGAGCCGGGCGCCATGGGGCGCGGAGAGATTATCTGGCGCACGGAGCGGCGGACGCTGGCCGGGGCCACCGAGCCGCGCTGCGACGGTATGGTGGCTGCCTGGTAA
- a CDS encoding ABC transporter permease — MANRIRKNFEKAYTYTGLRVFMLLLGALFFLPAFLYYLTRRRGSAYARRLEEIKASIDVQALRGEVAVHVRNKLAFFKKDVAAADKEIARVLQARLDELARLKLREEAPGLKRCTFAQTVCDLLETRAGLWLYILLGFPGFLFSQVMANAFVRYTFQRILLMAFVIFGVTFLVFTILYVSPMDPAYNILGQLAKPEQIEQFHQAYGLDQSYFMQLLNAFKGIVTLNPGKSFLGGEDVITMIVKRLPITMQMTFASLLLAVAMAVPTGILSALRPYSIADYVVMIITLIGLSMPSFWMGLILIYYCSIQLGLLPVSFVPGNWTSLIMPAIVLGTGMAANVARTTRSSLLEVLGQDYIVTAKAKGLSHWKVIIRHALGNAMIPIVTVVGIQFGSMMSGATVVEKVFNINGLGNMLIDRQFIPDIPVVLAGVVYIALAVSLVNLFVDLLYAFLDPRIKAKIKGY, encoded by the coding sequence ATGGCGAACAGAATTCGGAAAAATTTTGAAAAGGCCTATACCTATACGGGACTGCGCGTCTTTATGCTTTTACTGGGGGCGCTGTTTTTCCTACCCGCCTTTCTCTATTATCTCACCCGGCGGCGCGGCAGCGCCTATGCCAGGCGGCTGGAGGAGATTAAGGCCTCCATCGACGTCCAGGCCCTGCGCGGCGAGGTAGCGGTCCACGTACGCAATAAGCTGGCCTTTTTTAAGAAGGACGTCGCCGCCGCCGACAAGGAAATCGCCCGCGTGCTTCAGGCGCGCTTGGACGAGCTGGCCAGGCTGAAGCTCCGGGAGGAAGCCCCCGGCCTGAAGCGGTGCACCTTCGCCCAGACGGTCTGCGATCTGCTGGAGACCAGGGCCGGGCTGTGGCTGTACATCTTACTGGGTTTCCCCGGCTTCCTCTTTTCACAGGTTATGGCCAACGCCTTTGTCCGGTATACCTTCCAGCGCATCCTTCTGATGGCGTTCGTCATCTTCGGCGTCACCTTTTTGGTGTTCACCATTCTCTACGTCTCCCCCATGGATCCGGCCTACAATATTTTAGGCCAGCTGGCCAAGCCGGAGCAGATTGAGCAGTTCCATCAGGCCTATGGGTTGGATCAGTCCTACTTTATGCAGCTGCTCAACGCCTTCAAGGGCATCGTGACGCTGAATCCGGGCAAGAGCTTCCTGGGCGGCGAGGACGTTATCACTATGATCGTCAAGCGCCTGCCCATCACCATGCAGATGACCTTCGCCTCCCTGCTGCTGGCGGTGGCCATGGCGGTGCCCACCGGGATCCTGTCGGCTCTGCGTCCCTATTCCATTGCGGATTACGTGGTCATGATCATTACCCTTATCGGCCTGTCCATGCCCTCCTTCTGGATGGGGCTTATCCTTATCTACTACTGCTCGATACAGCTTGGCCTTCTGCCCGTCTCCTTCGTGCCGGGAAACTGGACCTCCCTTATCATGCCCGCCATCGTCCTGGGCACCGGCATGGCGGCCAACGTGGCGCGCACCACCCGCTCCTCCCTGCTGGAGGTGCTCGGGCAGGACTACATCGTCACCGCCAAGGCCAAGGGCCTCAGCCACTGGAAGGTAATCATCCGGCACGCGCTGGGCAACGCCATGATCCCCATCGTCACCGTGGTGGGCATCCAGTTCGGGTCTATGATGAGCGGCGCCACCGTGGTGGAGAAGGTCTTCAATATCAACGGCCTGGGCAACATGCTCATCGACCGCCAGTTTATTCCGGATATTCCGGTTGTGCTGGCCGGCGTGGTGTACATCGCGCTGGCGGTGAGTCTGGTCAACCTGTTCGTCGATCTTCTCTATGCGTTCCTGGATCCCCGGATAAAGGCCAAAATTAAGGGCTACTAG
- a CDS encoding chromate transporter, whose translation MILLRLFFEFAKIGLFTVGGGMASFPFLLELSERTGWYTQGQLVDMVAISESTPGPIGINMATFTGFVTAGVPGAVIATLGMIFPTLILVLVVAKFLQTFRNNRFVLGAMYGLRPASTGLIASAGLSVVLLSLIDTAALEAHAWASVVDGKSAALAVVLLIATNLVKPTKDLHPVIFIAASAVLGIAFGFAGA comes from the coding sequence ATGATTTTGCTGCGGCTTTTTTTTGAGTTTGCCAAAATCGGGCTGTTCACCGTGGGCGGAGGTATGGCGTCCTTCCCCTTCCTGCTGGAGCTGTCTGAGCGGACGGGCTGGTATACCCAGGGCCAGCTGGTGGATATGGTGGCCATCTCCGAGTCCACCCCGGGGCCTATCGGCATCAACATGGCCACCTTTACGGGCTTCGTCACCGCAGGAGTGCCCGGCGCGGTCATCGCAACGCTTGGGATGATATTCCCAACCCTAATCCTGGTGCTGGTGGTGGCGAAGTTTTTGCAGACCTTCCGCAATAACCGCTTTGTCCTGGGCGCGATGTACGGCCTGCGCCCGGCCTCCACAGGGCTTATCGCCTCGGCGGGCCTGTCCGTGGTGCTGCTCTCCCTGATCGACACCGCGGCGCTGGAGGCCCACGCGTGGGCCTCGGTGGTGGATGGGAAGAGCGCCGCCCTGGCTGTCGTGCTGCTGATTGCTACCAACCTGGTCAAGCCAACGAAGGATCTGCATCCCGTTATCTTCATTGCCGCCTCGGCGGTGCTGGGAATCGCGTTCGGCTTTGCGGGCGCATAG
- a CDS encoding peptide ABC transporter substrate-binding protein produces MKRATALILAVVLLCSLLGACTTKTPSGGQTGPSGGGTAQKPEVVILTNAGDGDEAYANIIRDQLEKAGFAPKISLQPDYASWRAQVDAGNFDLAITYWVTTNGSPDYAVRSVFRSDGDFNLYGINDPKLDEMIDKAATQTPDQYMQTYSDLEDYMVDEMAYVLPIYVSMRTETFNSDLLNPATVRLPKSRALVWEELRFNNPADNDTKTYVTSQLYTDISPLDPIRSDDSSTFLATTNGYIRLVNLTDRDELTTDSTLSRGYALSDNGLDFYFLLRDDVNFCKVEDRHAVDTGELVSAEDVVYSIQRMMDKDCVPDHKNYGSFEAVESTGVVTDLESLKQIKTAGGQSVFDALQASAPTGITALTDQAAQVDNAGGTYQVVRMSTKYVYPQILNSFAHGAAGIVSKKQIEAVNAKYLSDPASYDVKSDMLYGDQMWYTEGAGYDNNLVFSGPYIPIVRDDYGMVFEANPHYMPTEEKFTPKIRTIEVKFISDMENAFAALRAGELHALYNIPTSKLDIVESEPSLSIIEIDSNAYNYCAFNYNGVFGDLNLRKAAQYAVDQEQISAVFNNRLIPTYSPLTPVLSTGKALKADPEQAAAYLAQWQNSR; encoded by the coding sequence ATGAAAAGAGCGACCGCACTTATCCTGGCAGTGGTCCTGCTATGCTCCCTGTTGGGCGCGTGCACAACCAAGACCCCGTCCGGCGGACAGACCGGTCCCTCCGGCGGCGGAACGGCGCAGAAACCGGAGGTCGTGATTCTCACCAATGCCGGCGACGGCGACGAGGCCTATGCAAATATCATTCGCGACCAACTGGAAAAGGCCGGCTTCGCGCCGAAAATCAGCCTTCAGCCGGACTACGCCAGCTGGCGGGCCCAGGTGGACGCTGGCAACTTCGATCTGGCCATCACCTACTGGGTGACGACCAACGGCTCCCCCGACTACGCCGTGCGCAGTGTCTTCCGCTCCGACGGCGATTTCAACCTCTACGGGATCAACGACCCCAAGCTGGATGAGATGATCGACAAGGCCGCCACCCAGACCCCCGACCAGTATATGCAGACCTACTCCGACCTGGAGGACTACATGGTGGACGAGATGGCCTATGTACTGCCCATCTACGTCTCCATGCGCACCGAGACCTTCAATTCCGACCTGCTCAACCCCGCTACCGTGCGCCTGCCCAAGTCCCGCGCCCTGGTGTGGGAGGAGCTGCGGTTCAACAACCCCGCCGACAACGACACCAAGACCTACGTCACCAGCCAGCTCTACACCGACATATCCCCCCTGGACCCCATCCGTTCTGACGACAGCTCCACCTTCCTGGCCACCACCAACGGCTACATCAGGCTGGTCAACCTCACCGACCGGGACGAGCTGACCACCGACAGCACCCTGTCCCGGGGCTACGCGCTGTCCGACAACGGGCTGGACTTCTACTTCCTCCTGCGGGACGACGTAAACTTCTGCAAGGTGGAGGACAGGCACGCGGTGGACACCGGGGAGCTGGTGAGCGCCGAGGACGTGGTCTATTCCATCCAGCGCATGATGGACAAGGACTGTGTGCCCGACCACAAGAATTACGGCAGCTTTGAGGCGGTGGAGAGCACCGGTGTCGTCACCGACCTGGAGTCCCTTAAGCAGATTAAGACCGCCGGGGGGCAGAGCGTCTTCGACGCCCTCCAGGCCAGCGCCCCCACCGGCATTACCGCCCTCACCGACCAGGCCGCGCAGGTGGACAACGCCGGCGGCACGTACCAGGTGGTGCGTATGTCCACCAAGTACGTCTACCCCCAGATCCTCAACTCCTTTGCCCACGGCGCTGCGGGTATTGTCAGCAAAAAGCAGATTGAGGCCGTCAACGCCAAGTACCTGTCCGACCCCGCCTCCTACGATGTAAAGTCCGACATGCTCTACGGCGACCAGATGTGGTACACTGAGGGCGCCGGCTACGACAATAATCTCGTCTTCAGCGGCCCCTATATTCCCATCGTGCGCGACGATTACGGCATGGTCTTTGAGGCCAACCCCCATTACATGCCCACCGAGGAGAAGTTCACGCCGAAAATCCGTACCATTGAGGTCAAGTTTATCAGCGACATGGAGAACGCCTTCGCCGCCCTGCGCGCCGGAGAGCTCCACGCCCTCTACAACATTCCCACATCCAAGCTGGACATCGTGGAGAGCGAGCCCTCCCTGTCCATCATCGAGATCGACAGCAACGCCTACAACTACTGCGCCTTCAACTACAACGGTGTATTCGGCGACCTAAACCTGCGCAAGGCCGCCCAGTATGCGGTGGATCAGGAGCAGATCAGCGCGGTGTTCAATAACCGGCTGATCCCCACCTACAGTCCCCTCACCCCGGTTCTGAGCACCGGCAAGGCCCTCAAGGCGGACCCCGAGCAGGCCGCCGCCTACCTTGCCCAGTGGCAGAACAGCCGGTAG
- a CDS encoding amidohydrolase has translation MDLILWNGKVVTMDPGLPQGEAVAVKDGVIRRVGDNAGVLGLATQRTRVVDLGGRLLLPGFNDSHMHLLSCGYAREKAALEGADGIGALIALGRSFLEAHPGIPWLQGRGWNNERWADPELPTRWDLDRISSQIPITFMRDCNRMAVVNSRALEAMGVTRGTRQPEGGRFDVDGQGEPLGIFRDSALELVERALPRVSKADLKRMLSGAARDVLRCGITAVQSDDFEAVTEREYPLLLPAFRELAAAGQLPVRVYEQCRWTTPARLREYLDAGCLAGTDAGRFQTGPLKILVDGVLGARSAYLTRPYADAPETCGQPRYTQEALEELVEAAHCAGMPVAIHAIGDRGLDMALDAIERAMLRHPGGDLRHGVIHCQVTRPEQLIRLRKLDLVAHLQPIFVDADQYIVEKRVGPELARTSYSWRTIADLGVHYAFGSDSPIDTFDVMDGIYCAVTRKGRNGCPPGGWMPEQRLTVERAVYGYTLGAAYAAHQENLRGSISVGKLADMAVLERDIFTIPADEIKDVAVDMTILDGEIVYRR, from the coding sequence ATGGATCTTATTTTATGGAACGGCAAAGTCGTGACGATGGACCCCGGACTTCCCCAAGGGGAGGCCGTTGCGGTAAAAGACGGCGTGATTCGGCGGGTGGGGGACAATGCCGGCGTGCTGGGACTGGCCACGCAGCGCACCCGGGTGGTGGATCTGGGGGGCAGGCTGCTGCTGCCCGGCTTCAACGACAGCCACATGCACCTGCTCAGCTGCGGCTACGCGCGGGAAAAGGCGGCGCTGGAGGGGGCGGACGGCATCGGTGCGCTCATAGCGCTGGGGCGGTCGTTCCTCGAAGCGCACCCCGGTATTCCGTGGCTGCAGGGCCGGGGGTGGAACAATGAGCGCTGGGCAGACCCGGAACTGCCCACCCGCTGGGATCTGGACCGGATCTCGTCCCAAATCCCCATCACCTTTATGCGGGACTGCAACCGTATGGCTGTGGTCAACTCCAGGGCCCTGGAGGCCATGGGGGTCACCCGCGGAACCCGGCAGCCGGAGGGCGGGCGCTTCGACGTGGACGGACAGGGGGAACCGCTGGGGATTTTCCGGGACAGCGCGCTGGAGCTGGTGGAGCGGGCGCTTCCACGGGTGTCCAAGGCGGATTTGAAGCGCATGCTGTCGGGCGCCGCGCGGGACGTGCTGCGCTGCGGCATCACCGCGGTACAGTCGGACGACTTTGAAGCGGTGACGGAGCGGGAGTACCCCCTCCTGCTCCCCGCTTTCCGGGAGCTGGCCGCCGCGGGCCAACTTCCCGTCCGGGTATACGAGCAGTGCCGGTGGACCACGCCCGCCCGCCTCAGGGAGTATCTGGACGCGGGCTGTCTGGCCGGGACGGACGCGGGCCGTTTTCAGACAGGTCCGCTCAAAATCCTGGTGGACGGCGTGCTGGGCGCCCGCAGCGCATACCTGACCCGGCCCTATGCCGACGCGCCGGAGACCTGCGGCCAACCCCGGTATACCCAGGAGGCGCTGGAAGAGCTGGTGGAGGCCGCCCACTGCGCGGGGATGCCCGTTGCAATACACGCCATCGGGGACAGGGGGCTGGATATGGCGCTGGACGCCATCGAGCGGGCCATGCTGCGCCACCCCGGGGGAGATCTGCGCCACGGCGTAATCCACTGCCAGGTGACCCGCCCGGAGCAGCTGATTCGGCTGCGGAAGCTGGACCTCGTGGCCCATCTCCAGCCTATATTTGTGGATGCCGACCAGTATATCGTGGAGAAACGGGTGGGGCCGGAGCTGGCCCGCACCAGCTATAGCTGGCGCACCATCGCGGATCTGGGGGTACACTATGCCTTCGGCTCCGACAGCCCCATCGACACCTTTGACGTGATGGACGGAATCTACTGCGCCGTCACCCGCAAGGGCCGGAACGGCTGCCCGCCCGGGGGCTGGATGCCGGAGCAGCGGCTGACGGTGGAGCGGGCGGTGTACGGCTACACGCTGGGAGCCGCCTATGCCGCCCATCAGGAGAATCTCCGCGGCAGTATCTCGGTGGGCAAGCTGGCCGATATGGCCGTGCTGGAGCGGGATATTTTCACCATCCCCGCGGACGAGATTAAGGACGTGGCGGTGGATATGACCATTCTGGACGGGGAGATCGTATACCGGCGCTAG